DNA sequence from the Myxococcaceae bacterium JPH2 genome:
CTTCAGAATCAGGTGGCCATCGACGGCGTGGAGGAACTGCGGGAGGAGCGCGACATCGCTTCGGCTTGTGGATATGGCTTCGTGGTCGGGGTAAGCAGCGCCGCGCACAAAGCCGCGCTGCGGCAACGAGAGCCCAGGCTCACCATCGTCGTCACGGGATGCGAACGATGACCGCGCAACGTCGCCTTCTCCTCGCGGTCTACGCCCCCGCGCTCACGAGCGACGACGGCCGTCCGCTTGCTGCCGTCGAAGGACTGGAGGAGGCACTCCCTGGCGTGCGTCTGGAGTGGCAGGTCTCCAAGGACGGACGGCTCGTTGCCCTACCGGAACGCGGTGCGTGGCTTGCTGAAGCAGCGACACGCGGGAAGTTCCCATTGCTCTGCAACGGTGACGAGCGCTCCCCGGTGACAATCGCCGGATTGAAGATGCCCGCCAGCCAGGCCCCCGGAGGACAGGCGCTGCTCGATGTCCATGCCGACCTGCCATTGGACGCGGCCGTCATCACGGCCGCAACGAATGTGTTGGTGAACGTGGCGGAAGGCACGCGTGCGCTCTGGGGCCGCGCGACACCGGACCGTGCCGCGCTGGATATCGCGGAGCAGATAGCACCCACGCTGGCTGGGCCACCGTCGCCGCCCCGAGGATTGCCCGCACTCAAGCGCTTCGAGCAGCTCCTCGCACCCGAGCTCCCCTACTACCTCGGCTGGCTGAACTACTGGTCAGCAGCGACCGCACGGGTGCTCGGGTTCCCGGATCCCGCTCGCGACGCCGAGCTGCTGTCACGGTCACAGCGCACGGCATCGGGCGGCTGGGTCGTGCAGCTCACCGACGCGCCGCTCGACCTGGAGAACCCCGCCCACTTGGATGCGCTCCAGCGCGCCTACCAGCGGTTTCCGGAGATCGGTGGACGGGCAGCGCGTTGACCTCGCTGGGAGTTTCCTCAAGATGACTGCGCGAGACGGCGCGCCCCATCGCTCAGTCGTCCTCGTCGTCTCGCTTGGGCGAGGGCGGCATCTCCGTGGAGAAGAGGGTGATTGACCCCTCTTCGATCTTCTTCTTCGAGCCGAAGGCGAGGGTCTCCAGCTTCGACGGGAACACCTTCTTGGGAAGATGCATGCCCGACGCGGCCCAGTAGTGCCCGAACGCGTCCGTGGGCAGGATGAGCTTGTCGCCCAGCACCCGCGACGCGTCCTGGAGGACCTCGTAGCAGGTGCGGCACGGCGTCTTCACGCCGCCGACGAACGCAGGCGAGAACAGGCTCATCTTCCCCGCGCCATTGAGTTGCATCAGGATGGGGTAGAAGAGCTGCTCGGCGTGGATCTTCTTCTTCTTGAAGTAGGTCTGCCCCTCGCCCTTCGTGAGCGCCTTGGGGAGCACCACGTAGACCTTGCCCGTCTCGATGGTCGAGTCGACGCTCCAGTGTCGGTAGCCGTCCTCGTCCTCGTCCTTCGAGATGGTGAGCCCCTCGATGTTCGCCTGGGTCCACCGCATGGCGAGCCGCAGCTGGTTGAAGTCGTTCTCCCACTTGAACCGGAAGTAGTCCGGGTACGTGTTCTTGACGATCTCCTCGCGATACACGCCGAGCTTCGCCTTGTGCTCGTTGCCGAAGTTGCGCAGCGCGGTGTCGTAGCTGCCTGACGTCGTGTCCGGCAGCTTGAGCTTGCCCAGGAACGCCGCCACCGTCCCTTCTGTCTGGAGCGCCTCCAGCAAGGACTTGGAGAACGTGTAGTTGTTCGTCGACAGGAAGAGCGACCCGTTGACCCACATGGCCTGGACTTCCACCGGGTTGTTCGAGTCCCCGCCCCCGTTGAACTCCACCACGTACACGAGCGAGCAGAGGCGCCGCAGGAACGAGTTGGGCCCCAGCTCGCGGTAGTCCCACGTCACCGACCGGTCGATGAGCTTGGCCCCGTTCACGATGACCGGCGAGGACTTGCTCATCTTCGGGTACTTCACGCCGTCGATGGTCTCGGTGTGCCCCATCTCCTTCTGGTACTGCGAGAACGGGACCGACGTGCCCACGTGCGTCGTCGTCTTCATCGGGTTGCGCTGGTCGGAGAGTTCACCGAAGCGCTTGTTGAACGCCTTCCGGAACTGCTTCTTCGCCTGGTAGTGCGACTCGCTGCGCGCCAGCTTCGCGCTCGAGGAGGTCGGCTCCAGCTTGAACAGGCGCACCTGGTCGTCCTCGTCCTGGAACGGCTCCAACGTGCGCTTGCCCTTCTTGACCGTCTGCAACAGCTCGTCGTCGGCGGTCTCCTCCAGGTCCTCGGTCTGATAGAGCCCCAGGTCCGTGACCTCGTCGGGCGGGAGCAGCCCCGGGTTCTTGCGCTTCTTCAGCCGCGCGGGCTTGTCCTTCACGTGCGGTTTGACGAAGTAGACGTCCTCCACCTTGGCGCACTTGGGGCATGGTGGCCGGATGCCCTTCTGCGTGGGGTAGTCCAGCGCGGAGCACATCCCCGACGTGTAGTCGCACTTCCGGCAGTGGAAGACGTAGTAGTTGACCGCGATGCGCTCGACCTTGTTGCTCGGCCCGAACTTCTTCGAGCACCGGGAGCACTGCGGTGTCTCGTCAGGCAGCTCGCTCTCGGGGATGAGGTCGCTGACCTTCTTGCAGCTCTGACACTCGAAGTAGAAGAACATCCGGTCGCTCCCTGGCTCGCGCGCCCATGCTTGAGGCGCGTCCGCCAGGCGTCAAGTGTCGAACAGGCCGAGCCTGCCCCGCCCGCCCCCGCTCGAAGGTCTGCGGCGCGCGGGCACCATCGTGTCCAGTTCTTCACGGAGCAGCCTCGCCACCGCTCCGCGAAGAGGACACACCATGGCACTCAAGGAATACCCTCGGGGCAGCACGTTCCCCGGCGTCATCGGCCGCACGTGGGAGCAGTCATCGCCCGCCTGGCCCGCGCCCATCCGCGCGCGACAGGGCGCGCCCAACGTGCTGTTCATCGTGTTGGATGACACGGGCTTCGGGCACCTGGGGTGCTACGGCTCGCCCATCCGCACGCCGAACCTGGACCGGCTCGCGCGCGGCGGATTGCTCTACAACAACATGCACACCACGGCGCTCTGCTCGCCCACGCGCTCGTGCATCCTCACCGGTCGCAACCATCACTCCAATGGCATGGCGACCATCACCGAGGTGTCGCTCGGCTATCCCGGCTACAACGGCACCATCCCGTTCGAGAACGGCTTCCTCTCCGAGATGCTGCTGGAGCACGGGTACAACACGTATGCGCTGGGCAAGTGGCACCTCACGCCCGCGGAGCAGACCAGCGCGGCCGGGCCCTACAGCCGCTGGCCCCTGGGGCGCGGCTTCGAGCGCTTCTATGGGTTCCTGGGCGGTGACACGCACCAGTACTACCCGGACCTCGTCCACGACAATCACCCCGTCCCGCCGCCGCGCACGCCCGAGCAGGGCTACCACCTCACCGAGGACCTGGTGGACCGCGCCATCGGCTTCATCGCGGACACCAAGCAGGTCGCGCCCGACAAGCCCTTCTTCCTCTACTTCGCCACCGGCGCCATGCACGCGCCCCACCACGTGCGCAAGGAGTGGTCGGACAAGTACCGCGGCCAGTTCGATGACGGCTGGGACGCCTACCGCCAGAAGGTCTTCCAGCGCCAGCTCGAGCTGGGCGTCATGCCGCCCGGGACGCAGCTGTCCCGGCATGACCCCGACGTGCAGGACTGGGACACGCTCCCGCCCGAGGAGAAGCGCCTCTATGCGCGGATGATGGAGGTGTTCGCCGGCTACCTGGAGCACACGGACCATCACATCGGCCGACTGCTCGACGCGCTGGAGGAGAGCGGCGAGCTGGAGAACACGCTCGTCATGGTCATCTCCGACAACGGCGCCAGCCCCGAGGGTGGTCCGCACGGCTCGGTGAACGAGCTGAAGTTCTTCAACAACACGCCCGAGTCCTTGCAGCAGAACCTCGAGGCGATGGATGAGCTGGGCGGCCCGCGCTACTTCAACCACTACGCGTGGGGCTGGGCCTGGGCCGGTGACACGCCCTTCCGCCGCTGGAAGCGCGAGACGTATCGCGGCGGCACCACCGACCCGTTCATCGTCCACTGGCCGCGAGGCATCCCCGCGCGCGGTGAGCTGCGCACGCAGTACTGCCACGCCATCGACATGGTGCCCACGGTGCTGGACTGCCTGGGAATCACCCCGCCCGAGCAGATTCGCGGCGTCACGCAGGCTCCGCTGGAGGGCGTCAGCTTCAAGCACACCTTCGCGGACGCGAAGGCGCCCAGCCGCCACGTGACGCAGTACTTCGAGATGTTCAGCAACCGCGCGCTGTACCACGACGGCTGGCGCGCGGTGTGCCCCTTCCCGGGCCCCTCGTTCAAGGAAGCGGGCGAGGAGTTCGGCGCGTCGAAGCTCGATGAGGACCGGCTGCGCCGGCTCGACGCCGAGGGCTGGGAGCTGTACCACGTGGCCGAGGACTGCTCCGAGACCCGCAACGTGGCCGAGCAGAACCGCGGCAAGCTCATCGAGATGATTGCCCTCTGGTACGTGGAGGCGGGCAAGTACCAGGTGCTGCCCCTGGCCTCTCCGGACCGCGCGGTGTTCTCCGCCGAGCGGCCCCAAATCTCCCCGGACCGACAGCGCTACGTGTACCGGCCCAACACCTCACCCGTGCCGGAGAACGTCGCCGTGCACGTGCTCAACCGCCCGCACACCATCACCGCCGACGTGGAGGTGACGGACGGCGCCGAGGGCGTGCTGCTGTGCCACGGCGGCATCACCGGCGGCTACAGCTTCTTCATCAAGGACCACAAGCTGCACTACCTCTACAACTTCGTGGGCGAGCGGGAGTTCCACCTCGAATCCGCGGTGGAGGTGCCTCGCGGACACGCGGAGCTGCGCTTCGAGTTCGAGCCCACCGGCCAACCGGACCTCGCGCAGGGGCGCGGCACTCCGGGGCTCGGGCGCCTGTACATCAACGGCGACCTGGTGGCCCAGAGCGACATCGACGCGACCATGCCGCTGGTCATCAGCCTGGGCGAGGGCCTCACCTGCGGCCGCGATGACTACTCGCCCACCAGCTCGCTGTACGAGGCGCCCTTCCACTTCACCGGCGACCTCCATCAAGTCGTGGTGGACGTGTCCGGCGAACACCTCCACGACGAGAAGGCCGAGCAGAACGCGCTGCTGGCGCGGCAGTAGCACATCACCCCGAGTCACCCCGAGGATGCGCCGACGCAAGCGCATCCTCGGGAGCGGCGTCACTGCGCCTTGGCGGAGCCCTGCTGCTGGCGCCACGCGGCCAGCACCTCGCGCTCGCGCGCGTCCGCGATCCCCGCCTCCAGCTTGGCCTGACGCGCGGGCGGCAGCGTCTTGAACCACGCCAGCGTGTCGCGCACGGTGTCCGCGGTGGGCCGGAAGGTGAGGCCCTGCGCCAGCGCCCGGGTGATGCCCACGCGGCCCATGCCCTTCTCCTCGCTCGTGCGCGAAATCCACACGGGCATGTCCGACCACGCGTTCACCTTCTGCTTCGTCAGGAACGCGCTGTCCGCCCAGGTGAAGCGCGCATCGCTGCCCGTGGCCTGCTTGCACGTGTCCAGCAGCGCGCGCATGGGCACCGGCTCCTGTGGGCCCGTGGCGTTGAACGTCCCCGTCAGCTTGCGCTCCACGCCGTGGATGAGCCACGCGGCCAGGTCGCGCACGTCGATGAACTGCACCGGGTCCTCGCCATCGCCCGGCGCGAGCACCTCGCCCCCGCGCGCCACGCGCACCGGCCAGTACGTGAAGCGGTCGGAGGGGTCATCCGGCCCGACGATGAGCCCCGGGCGGACGCTCAGCGACCGGCCCGGCATGGCCGTCTCCGCGGCCTGCTCGCACAGCGCCTTGAGCGCGCCGTAGCTCTCCTCCGTCACCTTCTCCATCGTGGGATCGGCGATGGTGGCCACGGGCGAGCGCTCGTCGATGCCGTACTCGCGCAGGTCCTTGTAGACGGAGATGGAGGACACGAAGACGTAGTGCCCCACGTGCGGCGCGAGCAGCTCCGCCGAGGCCTTCACCAACCGGGGGAAGTAGCCGGACGTGTCGATGACGGCGTCCCAGGTGCGGCCCTCCAGGGCCTTGAGTCCCTCGCCCTTGCTGGGGTCGCGGTCGCCGCGCAGCTTCTCCAGGTCCGGGAACAGCTCGGGCCGCGTCTTGCCGCGGTTGAACAGCGTCACGACGTGGCCGCGAGCGCGCGCCGCGTCCACCAGCGCCGGGCCCAGGAACTCCGTCCCGCCGAGGATGAGGATGCGTTGGGACTTCGCGGGGCCCGAGGCCTCCGCGCCTTGCTCGCGCGAGGCCGGGGCCTCCGCGCCGCCCGTCTTCGTCGTCGCACAGCCCAGGGCCTGGGCCGCGCCGAGCACCATCGCGCCCTGAATCACACCTCTGCGAGTCCACCTCATGTCGGGGTTCCTCCGGGGTCCAGCAAGGGACGCTGCATGCCCGCCTCAACGGGCCGGCGCATTCTCCACCGGAGCGACCATTGCGGGCGATGCGGATTCGACACGCGCGCGCTGACGTCGGGCCAGGAACATCGACACCCCCAGCCACAGCCCCGCCACCGGCACCGCCACCAACGACAGGCCCACGTTCCCCAGCCCCAGCGAGGTGAGGCCGCCCTGGAGCCACGAGCTGACTGTGTCGCTGCCCCGGTACACCACCGTGTCGATGAAGCTCTTGGACTTGTAGCGAGCCTCTCTGTCCACCGTGGTGAAAAGAATCTCGCGCGAAGGTCGCTCCAGCGCGTAGTGGCTCGCGCCGCGCAGCGACTT
Encoded proteins:
- a CDS encoding arylsulfatase yields the protein MALKEYPRGSTFPGVIGRTWEQSSPAWPAPIRARQGAPNVLFIVLDDTGFGHLGCYGSPIRTPNLDRLARGGLLYNNMHTTALCSPTRSCILTGRNHHSNGMATITEVSLGYPGYNGTIPFENGFLSEMLLEHGYNTYALGKWHLTPAEQTSAAGPYSRWPLGRGFERFYGFLGGDTHQYYPDLVHDNHPVPPPRTPEQGYHLTEDLVDRAIGFIADTKQVAPDKPFFLYFATGAMHAPHHVRKEWSDKYRGQFDDGWDAYRQKVFQRQLELGVMPPGTQLSRHDPDVQDWDTLPPEEKRLYARMMEVFAGYLEHTDHHIGRLLDALEESGELENTLVMVISDNGASPEGGPHGSVNELKFFNNTPESLQQNLEAMDELGGPRYFNHYAWGWAWAGDTPFRRWKRETYRGGTTDPFIVHWPRGIPARGELRTQYCHAIDMVPTVLDCLGITPPEQIRGVTQAPLEGVSFKHTFADAKAPSRHVTQYFEMFSNRALYHDGWRAVCPFPGPSFKEAGEEFGASKLDEDRLRRLDAEGWELYHVAEDCSETRNVAEQNRGKLIEMIALWYVEAGKYQVLPLASPDRAVFSAERPQISPDRQRYVYRPNTSPVPENVAVHVLNRPHTITADVEVTDGAEGVLLCHGGITGGYSFFIKDHKLHYLYNFVGEREFHLESAVEVPRGHAELRFEFEPTGQPDLAQGRGTPGLGRLYINGDLVAQSDIDATMPLVISLGEGLTCGRDDYSPTSSLYEAPFHFTGDLHQVVVDVSGEHLHDEKAEQNALLARQ
- a CDS encoding NAD-dependent epimerase/dehydratase family protein, with protein sequence MRWTRRGVIQGAMVLGAAQALGCATTKTGGAEAPASREQGAEASGPAKSQRILILGGTEFLGPALVDAARARGHVVTLFNRGKTRPELFPDLEKLRGDRDPSKGEGLKALEGRTWDAVIDTSGYFPRLVKASAELLAPHVGHYVFVSSISVYKDLREYGIDERSPVATIADPTMEKVTEESYGALKALCEQAAETAMPGRSLSVRPGLIVGPDDPSDRFTYWPVRVARGGEVLAPGDGEDPVQFIDVRDLAAWLIHGVERKLTGTFNATGPQEPVPMRALLDTCKQATGSDARFTWADSAFLTKQKVNAWSDMPVWISRTSEEKGMGRVGITRALAQGLTFRPTADTVRDTLAWFKTLPPARQAKLEAGIADAREREVLAAWRQQQGSAKAQ